The following proteins come from a genomic window of Bactrocera tryoni isolate S06 chromosome 1, CSIRO_BtryS06_freeze2, whole genome shotgun sequence:
- the LOC120782809 gene encoding general odorant-binding protein 99a-like: MKFFIVILAVIALAYAKDEWVPKTEAELAVIVKECLKDFPLSNEQLQKYATYQYPDEEPIRKYMLCTAKRVGFFSEHEGYHADRVAKQFKIDLDEAEIVAIAEGCADKNVEGSSVDVWAYRGYKCVIASKIGERLKAYIQNLKEEAKKH; encoded by the exons ATGAAATTCTTCATTGTGATCCTTGCAGTCATTGCACTG GCATACGCTAAAGATGAATGGGTGCCGAAAACCGAAGCCGAACTAGCCGTTATCGTCAAGGAATGCCTCAAAGATTTCCCACTTAGCAATGAACAACTCCAGAAATATGCGACCTACCAATATCCCGATGAAGAGCCCATTCGAAAGTATATGCTTTGTACCGCTAAGAGAGTGGGCTTCTTCAGCGAACATGAGGGTTATCATGCCGATCGAGTTgccaaacaatttaaaatagaTTTGGATGAGGCTGAGATCGTTGCCATCGCTGAGGGTTGCGCGGACAAGAACGTCGAGGGTAGCAGCGTTGATGTGTGGGCCTATCGTGGTTACAAGTGTGTGATAGCCAGCAAGATCGGTGAACGTTTGAAGGCTTATATTCAAAATCTCAAGGAAGaagcaaaaaaacattaa
- the LOC120766186 gene encoding general odorant-binding protein 99a-like has product MKFFLVILAVVSRTFAEDEWIPKTMAELNVIRQECLKEFPLSEEYIQKINNFEYTDEEPARKILLCTVKKLGVFCEREGYNADRVAKQFKMDLDEAEALAIVEGCLDKNLEGSSADVWAYRGHQCVVASKIGDRVKALLS; this is encoded by the exons ATGAAATTCTTCCTTGTGATTCTTGCAGTTGTTTCACGG ACTTTCGCTGAAGATGAATGGATACCGAAAACTATGGCAGAGCTTAATGTTATCCGCCAAGAATGCCTCAAGGAATTCCCACTCAGCGAGGAATacatccaaaaaattaataacttcgAATATACCGATGAAGAGCCCGCACGTAAAATTTTGCTTTGTACAGTTAAGAAATTGGGTGTCTTCTGCGAGCGTGAGGGCTATAATGCCGATCGTGTTGCCAAGCAATTTAAAATGGATTTGGATGAGGCTGAGGCCCTTGCCATTGTTGAGGGTTGCTTGGATAAAAACTTAGAAGGCAGCAGTGCCGATGTATGGGCCTATCGTGGTCACCAGTGTGTGGTGGCCAGCAAGATCGGTGATCGTGTGAAGGCTTTACT
- the LOC120782732 gene encoding general odorant-binding protein 99a-like, giving the protein MKFFIVILAVVALAYAKDDWVPKTEAELDAISPECLRDFPLSKEQLQKYTSLVYPEEEAIRKYSLCITKKLGFFSEHEGYHVDRVVNQFKIDLDEAEVAAIAERCTDKNVEGSSVHVWAYRIHKCLMTSKMGDRLKALYPE; this is encoded by the exons atgaaattcttCATTGTGATCCTTGCAGTCGTTGCACTG GCATACGCTAAAGATGATTGGGTGCCAAAGACTGAAGCAGAACTTGATGCTATCTCCCCGGAATGCCTCAGGGATTTCCCTCTTAGCAAGGAACAACTCCAAAAATATACGAGCTTAGTATATCCCGAGGAAGAGGCCATACGCAAGTACTCGCTTTGTATTACTAAGAAATTGGGTTTCTTCAGCGAACATGAGGGCTATCATGTCGATCGGGTTGTTAACCAATTCAAAATAGATTTGGATGAAGCTGAGGTCGCTGCCATCGCTGAGCGTTGCACGGACAAGAACGTCGAGGGTAGCAGCGTTCATGTGTGGGCCTATCGTATTCACAAGTGTTTGATGACCAGCAAGATGGGTGATCGTTTGAAAGCTCTCTACCCAGAATAG
- the LOC120766169 gene encoding general odorant-binding protein 99a-like, whose product MKFFIVILAVVALAYAEDEWMPKNDAEVSVIRQECVKDFPLSKEQQQKISSFEYPDEEPIRKYLLCLTKAAGIFTEHEGYHIDRVAKQCKMDLDEAEVAAIAEGCADKNVEGSSADVWAYRIHKCVMTSKLGERVKAYIQNLKEEAKKH is encoded by the exons ATGAAGTTCTTCATTGTGATCCTTGCAGTCGTTGCACTG GCATACGCTGAAGATGAATGGATGCCGAAAAATGATGCAGAAGTTAGCGTTATCCGCCAAGAATGCGTCAAAGATTTCCCACTTAGCAAggaacaacagcaaaaaatttcGAGCTTCGAATATCCCGATGAAGAGCCCATACGCAAGTACTTGCTTTGTCTCACTAAGGCAGCGGGTATCTTCACCGAACATGAGGGCTATCATATCGATCGTGTTGCCAAACAATGCAAAATGGATTTGGATGAGGCTGAGGTCGCTGCCATCGCTGAGGGTTGCGCAGACAAGAACGTCGAGGGTAGCAGCGCTGATGTATGGGCCTATCGTATTCATAAGTGTGTGATGACCAGCAAGCTCGGTGAACGTGTGAAAGCTTACATTCAAAATCTCAAGGAAGAagccaaaaaacattaa